In the genome of Natronorubrum sediminis, one region contains:
- a CDS encoding IclR family transcriptional regulator, with protein MPTDTDLVQSDVRLLKIINALQDLDGAGVTELATHLGMKKSTVYKHLNTLRAQKYVKSRDGEYRLSFRFLDHGTYIRENTDLISIAKPHIEDLAERVDELVTLSVKEYDYGVYLYSYNDKYDLSGSAYNKHGQTRFDLHTSSAGKSILAQLEDATVEDILDERGLDSKTENTITERGALFNELNEIREQGFAINRGERIDGVWAIGSGLYSPEEDLYGAVSITGPETHFSNIDSEEKYLDELDATTEEINLKLKFSK; from the coding sequence ATGCCAACTGACACCGATCTGGTTCAATCCGACGTTCGATTACTAAAGATAATAAACGCATTACAGGACCTCGATGGGGCTGGCGTGACGGAACTCGCCACTCATCTAGGGATGAAAAAGAGTACCGTCTACAAACACCTGAACACGCTCAGAGCACAGAAGTACGTGAAATCGAGGGACGGAGAGTATCGTCTCAGTTTTCGATTTCTCGATCACGGAACGTACATTCGCGAGAACACTGACCTTATTTCGATAGCGAAACCACATATCGAGGATCTCGCAGAACGAGTAGACGAACTCGTGACGCTCTCAGTGAAGGAGTACGACTACGGAGTCTACCTCTATTCGTACAACGACAAATACGACCTCAGCGGCTCTGCATACAACAAACACGGCCAAACGCGATTCGATCTTCATACGAGCTCTGCCGGAAAGAGCATCTTGGCTCAACTCGAGGACGCGACGGTCGAAGACATTCTCGACGAACGAGGCCTCGATTCGAAGACAGAGAACACGATTACCGAGAGAGGGGCCCTGTTCAACGAACTGAACGAGATCAGGGAGCAAGGGTTTGCAATCAATCGCGGCGAGCGAATCGATGGCGTGTGGGCCATCGGTTCGGGTTTGTACTCCCCGGAAGAGGATCTCTACGGCGCAGTTAGTATTACGGGCCCTGAAACGCACTTCTCTAATATTGACTCCGAAGAAAAATACCTCGACGAACTCGACGCCACTACCGAAGAAATTAACCTAAAACTAAAATTTAGCAAGTGA